The Candidatus Dependentiae bacterium genome includes a window with the following:
- a CDS encoding DUF721 domain-containing protein: MPMHIKELLPHLLPADQSWKVTLLAQWQTIVGNLKAHVTLLKIAEDTITLGVFNSSWLQEMYLLSPVILETINKSLDQPRIKNIRFKQIAQKKKGGNAPSFKRITAVAPLSLSKEQEAALSKINDPELRIVLFQFLQRCNREKE, encoded by the coding sequence ATGCCAATGCATATAAAAGAACTCCTGCCACACTTGCTACCTGCAGATCAATCGTGGAAAGTGACACTCCTTGCACAGTGGCAAACGATTGTTGGGAACCTAAAGGCACATGTTACGCTTCTTAAAATCGCGGAAGACACGATAACCTTAGGGGTCTTTAACTCAAGCTGGCTTCAGGAAATGTATCTCCTCTCCCCGGTCATTCTGGAAACAATTAACAAAAGTCTCGACCAGCCCAGAATAAAAAATATACGATTTAAACAGATAGCGCAGAAAAAAAAAGGTGGAAACGCTCCTTCTTTTAAGCGGATTACTGCCGTCGCCCCACTATCGTTATCAAAGGAACAAGAAGCGGCGCTTAGCAAGATAAATGATCCAGAACTGCGCATCGTTTTATTTCAGTTTTTACAACGCTGCAATAGGGAGAAAGAGTAA
- the tmk gene encoding dTMP kinase, with protein sequence MITKLKRGLLVAIEGIDGSGKSTLARTLAEQFEGQNITTILTREPGGSQLGKSLRTILQHQEKPLSPIAEFLLFAADRAQHFKEVVVPALNEKKLVISDRLSDSSLVYQGFGKGVDRTMIAQVNEWAMQSIKPDLVIYVRIDAQTARERLLARGKKLTSFEKEASEFTQRLIDGFETLYANTKNVIIVDGTFSPHELATFTFNQINVWLTSNHRITDSAKF encoded by the coding sequence ATGATTACAAAATTAAAGCGTGGGCTTCTCGTCGCTATCGAAGGAATTGACGGTTCTGGTAAATCAACGCTCGCGCGAACCCTTGCTGAACAATTTGAAGGACAGAATATTACAACAATTTTAACCCGCGAACCGGGCGGCAGCCAATTAGGAAAGTCGCTGCGCACCATTTTGCAGCATCAGGAAAAGCCGCTCTCACCGATCGCCGAATTTTTGCTTTTCGCTGCAGATCGCGCTCAGCATTTTAAAGAAGTTGTTGTTCCTGCGCTTAATGAAAAAAAGCTTGTAATTTCAGATCGCCTGAGCGATTCATCACTCGTTTATCAAGGATTTGGCAAAGGAGTGGATCGCACAATGATCGCGCAAGTAAATGAATGGGCAATGCAATCAATAAAGCCTGATTTGGTTATTTACGTCCGCATTGATGCACAAACGGCCCGCGAACGGTTGCTTGCTCGCGGCAAAAAGCTAACATCGTTCGAAAAAGAAGCAAGCGAATTTACCCAACGTTTGATCGATGGATTTGAAACTCTTTATGCAAACACAAAAAATGTTATCATAGTGGATGGTACTTTCTCGCCACATGAATTGGCAACGTTCACCTTTAACCAGATTAATGTATGGCTCACCTCCAATCACCGCATCACCGACTCAGCGAAGTTTTAA
- a CDS encoding NAD(P)-dependent glycerol-3-phosphate dehydrogenase, producing MKHVALLGEGNWGTAIATLLAHNGFNVHLWCHDKEVAQEIRTKKTNSRYLPGIILSDRITPTTDLEELFNTSSIIFEAIPVQYLRSTLENCKKYVKPDQKWVVLSKGIENKTLLLPTQMLDDVLGPVAHKAALVGPSFAQDVATQQITAVTLATTDCDFGLELQKMLSNDFFRSYLSLDLIGVQIGGALKNVIALAIGMLDGAGYSDNVKSFILTRGLHEMMLICQLRGGRAETVFGLSGVGDLVLTAMGERSRNREVGKRIGKGQTIEHILAQTGYIPEGVNTAASVNQLIAELSLDLPVCKGVYEIIVGIKKIDDLLNELMKRPLEQECVIIN from the coding sequence ATGAAGCACGTGGCACTTCTTGGTGAGGGGAATTGGGGAACAGCAATTGCAACATTGCTTGCCCATAATGGATTCAATGTTCATTTGTGGTGCCATGATAAAGAAGTTGCTCAAGAAATTCGAACAAAAAAAACTAATTCCCGCTATCTGCCCGGTATTATTCTTTCAGATCGTATTACGCCGACCACAGATTTAGAAGAATTATTTAATACTTCTTCTATAATATTTGAAGCAATTCCGGTTCAATATTTACGTTCAACGTTAGAAAATTGCAAAAAATATGTGAAACCAGATCAAAAATGGGTTGTTCTTTCTAAGGGTATTGAAAACAAAACATTATTATTGCCAACGCAAATGCTTGATGATGTTCTTGGCCCGGTTGCACACAAAGCGGCACTGGTCGGCCCAAGTTTTGCGCAGGATGTCGCAACTCAGCAAATCACAGCAGTAACTTTAGCTACCACCGATTGTGATTTCGGTTTAGAATTGCAAAAAATGTTGAGCAACGATTTTTTTAGATCCTATTTATCGCTCGATCTTATTGGTGTGCAAATAGGCGGTGCACTCAAAAATGTTATTGCGCTGGCAATCGGGATGCTTGATGGGGCAGGTTATTCAGATAATGTAAAATCTTTTATTCTCACGCGCGGGCTTCATGAAATGATGCTTATTTGCCAATTGCGTGGTGGACGAGCGGAAACGGTCTTCGGGCTTTCTGGGGTGGGAGATTTAGTGCTTACTGCGATGGGAGAGCGCAGTCGCAATCGCGAAGTTGGAAAGCGAATTGGAAAAGGACAAACAATTGAGCACATTCTTGCGCAAACAGGATACATTCCCGAGGGTGTAAATACCGCAGCTTCCGTAAATCAATTGATCGCCGAGCTTTCACTTGATTTGCCTGTATGCAAGGGTGTTTACGAAATAATTGTTGGAATAAAAAAAATTGATGATTTGCTTAATGAGCTCATGAAAAGACCACTCGAACAAGAATGCGTTATTATAAATTAA
- a CDS encoding HAD family phosphatase, producing the protein MINRYKAVIFDLDGTIVDTEHIWKRATKELLNHRGIAVSSEIELLLQEKLNGLALNQSCTFLKNHFDLPDALAVLIEEKALRANQLYVHEVRFVQGFLSFHGDVIKHNLKTGVATNAHDETVAITDRALGLSKLFGEHIYPISRVSNKGKPDPAIYLHAAEKLGMNPEDCIAIEDSAHGLAAAKTAGMFCIGINTAKRRSQLEQAHQIIEGYEEISLPHLLSRTS; encoded by the coding sequence ATGATAAATCGGTATAAAGCCGTCATCTTTGATTTAGATGGCACAATCGTTGATACCGAACATATTTGGAAACGAGCAACTAAGGAATTGCTCAACCATCGCGGCATAGCGGTTTCGTCAGAAATCGAGCTTTTGTTGCAAGAAAAATTGAACGGCTTGGCACTCAATCAAAGCTGTACTTTTTTGAAGAATCATTTTGATTTACCAGATGCACTCGCAGTACTTATAGAAGAAAAAGCGCTACGCGCCAATCAACTGTATGTGCACGAAGTTCGGTTCGTTCAAGGTTTTTTAAGTTTTCACGGCGACGTGATTAAGCATAACTTAAAGACCGGCGTTGCGACTAACGCACACGATGAAACTGTAGCGATCACCGATCGAGCACTTGGCCTTTCCAAACTTTTTGGTGAGCATATTTATCCAATATCGCGCGTAAGCAATAAAGGAAAACCCGATCCTGCGATCTACCTGCATGCGGCGGAAAAGCTCGGCATGAACCCGGAAGACTGCATCGCTATTGAGGATTCGGCGCATGGACTTGCTGCAGCAAAAACCGCTGGCATGTTCTGCATTGGTATTAATACCGCAAAACGCAGATCCCAACTTGAGCAAGCTCATCAGATCATTGAAGGATATGAGGAAATTAGCTTACCTCATCTATTGAGCCGCACTTCGTAA
- the uppS gene encoding di-trans,poly-cis-decaprenylcistransferase produces MMKHLAIIMDGNRRWARSKGLGSLIGHSNGFEAAKRAVEFCLKKKIAYLSLYTFSIENFKRSEHERSYLFDLLASKAPQLVDDFLKYGVRARFIGDRSLFPAQLLSTIENLESQTNQGHNLQVNFLFCYGARQEIIQGVKSIIQKIKNGELSENDITDETLNNSLWTAGIPEPDMIIRTGGTKRMSNFLLYQAAYSEFYFLDCFWPEITEDHLQAACLNFEESKRNFGT; encoded by the coding sequence ATGATGAAGCATTTGGCAATTATTATGGATGGTAATCGGCGCTGGGCTCGATCAAAAGGTCTGGGTTCTCTTATCGGTCATTCAAACGGTTTTGAAGCAGCAAAGCGAGCGGTGGAATTCTGTTTAAAGAAGAAAATTGCCTATCTTTCGCTTTATACGTTTTCGATTGAAAATTTTAAACGATCAGAACATGAGCGCAGTTACCTTTTTGATTTGCTTGCTTCAAAAGCGCCTCAACTTGTCGACGATTTTCTTAAATATGGTGTGCGTGCCCGATTTATTGGCGATCGATCACTTTTTCCTGCGCAATTACTTTCAACAATTGAGAATCTAGAATCTCAAACGAACCAAGGGCATAACCTGCAAGTAAACTTTCTTTTTTGCTACGGTGCTCGGCAGGAAATTATACAAGGCGTTAAATCTATAATTCAGAAAATAAAAAACGGTGAACTTTCGGAAAATGATATTACTGATGAAACACTCAATAATTCATTGTGGACTGCCGGTATTCCTGAGCCAGATATGATTATTCGTACTGGTGGTACCAAACGGATGAGTAATTTCCTTCTCTATCAAGCGGCTTACAGTGAATTTTATTTTCTCGATTGTTTTTGGCCAGAAATTACCGAAGATCATCTGCAAGCTGCTTGTTTAAATTTTGAAGAAAGTAAAAGGAATTTTGGTACATGA
- a CDS encoding PASTA domain-containing protein encodes MKISSFFWILPFISCIAGYSILYVRYAQQQIPVPPLIGSTVHNASLLLAENQLNLRLLAQKEDNDLPEGTIVNQTPQAGQLTRINQPVFCVVSKKSTLMQAPDFIGKSIYEIDQLAKKNSLRLSVYEVPSLQPSGACIGQIPAANTDLINRKLMVYITAPANKEFIFPDICGKKVSDLISFIDENNFKIEIVHNREKTFAHDCSKCTIREQRPLAGTIINQKNYLSVQLLVE; translated from the coding sequence TTGAAAATTAGTTCATTCTTTTGGATACTTCCATTTATAAGTTGTATTGCTGGCTACAGCATTCTTTATGTTCGCTACGCTCAGCAACAAATACCAGTTCCGCCACTTATTGGCAGCACTGTGCACAATGCATCACTTCTTCTTGCAGAAAATCAACTTAATTTGCGCCTCCTTGCACAAAAAGAAGATAACGATTTGCCAGAAGGCACCATCGTAAATCAAACACCGCAAGCTGGCCAATTAACACGTATTAATCAACCAGTTTTTTGTGTTGTCTCAAAAAAATCAACACTTATGCAAGCGCCTGATTTCATAGGAAAATCTATTTATGAAATCGATCAACTAGCAAAGAAGAATTCATTGCGTTTGAGCGTTTATGAAGTTCCGAGCTTGCAACCATCTGGCGCCTGCATCGGCCAAATTCCCGCAGCAAACACAGATTTAATAAACCGAAAACTAATGGTATATATCACGGCACCCGCAAACAAAGAATTTATTTTTCCAGATATCTGTGGCAAAAAAGTTTCGGATCTGATTTCTTTTATTGATGAGAATAATTTTAAAATAGAAATCGTGCATAATCGTGAGAAAACCTTCGCACACGATTGTTCAAAATGCACCATCCGCGAACAACGTCCGCTTGCCGGCACAATTATTAATCAAAAAAACTATCTCTCGGTTCAGCTCTTGGTTGAATAA
- a CDS encoding archease, with protein MQKKFEVESHTADLKIRVFGSTQEELFINALIGMFQSIGPSAVNCIKKKDYLVCQDLIVTRNSKVSGEKLEDLLVNFLSDALYLSDVHNEAYLDAVIHQLGTNVLKATLRGVPVLRFEIEIKAVTYHECHITKTADGLWTTELVFDI; from the coding sequence GTGCAAAAAAAATTTGAGGTTGAATCCCATACCGCCGATTTGAAAATTCGCGTTTTTGGCTCGACACAGGAAGAACTATTTATAAATGCGCTTATCGGCATGTTTCAATCAATTGGTCCGTCGGCGGTCAATTGCATTAAAAAAAAAGATTATCTTGTTTGCCAAGATCTTATAGTCACACGCAATTCAAAAGTTTCTGGAGAAAAACTAGAAGATCTTCTAGTAAATTTTTTATCAGATGCATTGTATCTTTCAGATGTTCATAACGAAGCCTATCTTGACGCGGTCATTCACCAGTTGGGCACCAATGTTTTAAAAGCTACGCTCCGAGGAGTGCCTGTTTTGCGTTTTGAAATAGAAATAAAAGCGGTAACCTATCATGAATGTCATATTACGAAAACAGCTGACGGCCTGTGGACTACGGAACTTGTTTTTGATATTTAA
- a CDS encoding WD40 repeat domain-containing protein, with protein sequence MEEEEYLPATGIQQTSAPQFPFIVQDDTGNIEVTVPAINSEAYQLLKKVVASSVTLKNMAEDDQAVLQAGSVITLPKLSLGAVQAIFSLANSGVLDDAKLIEKSLENFTFTEIAYVAQAANYLDIEKLLKASVNALVKRLQSSNALAELNARQGIFNQINALLPQDLQKMVTNNLISALGLPFSQSESLTELSEIDSVAFSPDGGKIAYGSRRANKATIIVWDLVLKKDFALIQVETRPENVLFSPDGKKLVAGSITRDLSLFDFPSGKQLKAIPVNTRSIAFSPNSLKLALAEAFGPNVIIWDIMQEKQIQTLQGHTASAHSVKFSPDGKMVASGGQDFSVIIWDLATGNKLKTLTGHSHIINSVAFSPDGTKLASGGNDGFIVWDLATGNKLQSNDNEKRLVTSVAFNEHGTKLAVGGQDSITIWDALTGKKLQTLEAKGVQNVVFNSNGKLASAQGVGGIKGSVIIWESDELKLKSLSLKQLIIFLIAKEAGVNALNKEFADEYKKLPAEVKALLEKK encoded by the coding sequence ATGGAGGAAGAGGAATATCTGCCAGCGACAGGGATACAACAGACATCAGCCCCCCAATTTCCGTTTATTGTGCAAGACGATACTGGTAATATTGAAGTAACCGTGCCTGCTATAAATTCTGAGGCATATCAATTACTAAAAAAAGTAGTAGCAAGCTCTGTCACGTTGAAAAATATGGCGGAGGATGATCAGGCAGTACTGCAAGCAGGGAGTGTAATAACCCTTCCTAAACTCTCGCTTGGGGCAGTTCAAGCTATTTTTTCATTGGCAAACAGTGGCGTACTTGATGATGCAAAGTTAATAGAAAAATCATTAGAAAATTTTACTTTCACAGAAATTGCATACGTAGCTCAAGCTGCCAATTATTTAGACATTGAAAAACTATTAAAAGCATCAGTTAACGCTCTAGTAAAACGATTGCAATCCTCGAACGCTTTGGCGGAGCTTAATGCAAGACAGGGAATCTTCAACCAAATAAATGCTTTGCTTCCACAAGATCTTCAAAAAATGGTAACGAACAATCTTATAAGCGCTTTGGGCTTGCCATTCAGTCAATCAGAATCATTAACTGAACTCAGTGAAATTGACTCGGTAGCATTCAGTCCAGATGGTGGAAAAATCGCGTATGGGTCTCGTAGGGCAAATAAAGCTACAATCATAGTTTGGGACCTTGTTCTAAAAAAAGATTTTGCATTAATCCAAGTTGAGACTCGCCCTGAAAACGTTTTGTTTAGTCCGGATGGCAAAAAACTTGTTGCAGGATCAATCACCCGAGACCTTTCTCTATTTGATTTTCCTAGCGGTAAACAACTTAAAGCGATACCTGTTAATACAAGATCTATTGCATTCAGCCCCAATAGCTTAAAGTTGGCCTTGGCTGAGGCGTTTGGCCCCAACGTCATTATATGGGATATTATGCAAGAAAAGCAAATTCAGACCCTGCAAGGCCACACAGCTTCTGCTCACTCGGTAAAATTCAGCCCGGATGGAAAAATGGTAGCCTCAGGCGGGCAAGATTTTTCGGTAATTATATGGGATCTTGCAACTGGAAATAAGCTTAAAACATTAACTGGTCATTCACATATCATAAACTCTGTAGCTTTTAGTCCAGATGGTACAAAGCTTGCTTCGGGAGGAAACGATGGCTTTATAGTATGGGATCTTGCTACAGGAAACAAATTGCAAAGTAACGATAACGAAAAGAGGCTGGTAACTTCAGTCGCATTCAATGAACATGGCACGAAACTAGCCGTTGGCGGCCAAGACTCAATTACAATTTGGGATGCGCTTACCGGCAAAAAACTTCAAACTCTAGAGGCGAAGGGGGTGCAAAACGTGGTATTCAACTCAAATGGAAAACTTGCATCAGCGCAGGGCGTAGGTGGTATCAAAGGATCGGTTATTATCTGGGAATCTGATGAGCTCAAATTAAAATCGCTTTCGCTCAAGCAGCTCATTATATTCTTAATTGCAAAAGAAGCAGGCGTCAATGCGCTTAATAAAGAATTCGCAGATGAATATAAAAAGTTACCAGCAGAAGTGAAGGCATTGCTAGAAAAAAAGTAA
- a CDS encoding RtcB family protein, protein MAEKITQADLIKIEKYLYEIPRTFRSDMRVPARIFATEKMLKDIGIDRSLWQLVNVATLPGIVNYALAMPDIHEGYGFPIGGVAATAIDHGGVISPGGIGYDINCGVRLLASNVTAKEIAQDLERLATALFNAVPSGVGRGGNVVMKGKDLNNVLARGAPFMLEKGFGEPADIEYCEERGCMSGANPDLVSDKAKERGADQLGTLGSGNHFLEVQKVDEILDPETAQIFGLRKDQVTVMIHCGSRGLGHQTCTDYVRQFMPLLPKWNIQLPDKELVCAPFKSPEGQEYFAAMQASANFAWANRHLIGHWVRQAWQEVLGDNAHLNLVYDVSHNMGKKEKHEVDGSMLDLLVHRKGATRSFGAERSEVPVKYRAVGQPVLIPGTMGTASYVLVGTNKGMELSFGSSCHGAGRKMSRFAAKKSVRGSALRGQLESKGIIVRCDSDVGLAEEAPSAYKDVEEVVNVVHDAGIAKKVARLVPIAVIKGG, encoded by the coding sequence ATGGCAGAAAAAATAACTCAAGCAGATTTAATTAAAATCGAAAAATACCTTTATGAGATTCCGCGGACATTTCGCTCTGATATGCGAGTTCCGGCACGCATCTTTGCAACTGAAAAAATGCTCAAAGATATCGGCATTGACCGTTCCCTTTGGCAGTTAGTGAACGTTGCCACGTTGCCTGGTATCGTTAATTATGCGCTTGCGATGCCAGATATTCACGAAGGATACGGGTTTCCAATCGGCGGCGTTGCAGCGACCGCTATTGATCATGGAGGTGTCATATCGCCCGGCGGAATAGGTTACGATATTAATTGTGGTGTGCGTCTATTGGCTTCAAATGTTACTGCGAAAGAAATTGCACAAGATCTTGAACGATTAGCGACAGCACTTTTTAACGCAGTGCCATCAGGCGTTGGGCGGGGCGGCAACGTCGTGATGAAAGGAAAAGATCTTAATAATGTTCTGGCTCGCGGTGCACCTTTTATGCTCGAAAAGGGATTTGGGGAACCTGCTGATATTGAATATTGTGAAGAGCGCGGATGCATGAGCGGTGCAAATCCAGATCTCGTTTCCGATAAAGCAAAAGAACGGGGAGCTGATCAATTAGGAACGCTCGGTTCTGGTAATCATTTTCTTGAAGTGCAAAAAGTTGATGAGATTTTAGATCCTGAAACGGCACAGATTTTTGGTTTGCGCAAAGATCAAGTGACGGTGATGATCCATTGCGGCTCCCGCGGTTTGGGCCATCAAACATGCACAGATTATGTACGGCAATTTATGCCCTTATTGCCAAAATGGAACATACAACTGCCCGATAAGGAGTTGGTATGCGCGCCTTTTAAATCACCTGAAGGCCAAGAATATTTTGCAGCAATGCAAGCATCAGCAAACTTTGCGTGGGCAAATAGACATTTGATTGGCCATTGGGTGCGGCAAGCATGGCAAGAGGTGCTCGGAGATAATGCACATCTTAATTTAGTGTACGACGTTTCGCACAACATGGGAAAAAAGGAGAAGCACGAAGTTGATGGCTCGATGCTTGATCTCTTAGTGCATAGAAAAGGCGCAACACGTTCTTTTGGCGCAGAAAGATCGGAGGTTCCGGTAAAATACCGCGCAGTTGGGCAGCCTGTTTTAATTCCTGGCACGATGGGAACCGCTTCTTATGTACTTGTGGGCACGAATAAAGGAATGGAGTTATCATTTGGTTCCTCATGCCACGGTGCAGGAAGAAAAATGTCTCGCTTCGCGGCGAAAAAATCGGTTCGCGGATCTGCGCTTCGCGGGCAATTGGAATCAAAAGGGATTATTGTGCGATGCGATTCGGATGTTGGCCTTGCAGAAGAAGCGCCGAGCGCTTACAAAGATGTCGAAGAAGTAGTAAACGTTGTGCATGATGCGGGTATTGCAAAAAAGGTAGCGCGCTTAGTGCCGATTGCGGTGATTAAGGGCGGATAA
- a CDS encoding UDP-N-acetylglucosamine--N-acetylmuramyl-(pentapeptide) pyrophosphoryl-undecaprenol N-acetylglucosamine transferase, with amino-acid sequence MNSPICFVAGGSGGHVVPCATIAQEYRERTNAPFLFFTSDRALEHSILKNYSFIENPEKLRLKKFPGWRFWLYPSFIVSFAKSCSAAFSVLKKNKPSKIISFGGAISIPVCLSGALLGIPIELYELNAIPGKAVRLLSYFAQRIYICFEQALDKLPTSKCILTPYPVRFKTAKREPLALAQPKEHKTILVLGGSQGSAFINSFIKNWIKESPLAPSLHIIHQTGAQHRAELMEFYTANRVTAHVFDYDNALDAYYQQADLVVCRAGAGSLFETLFFQKPCITIPLENCADNHQNANASAFAERYPELVYILRQNDLVTDPELFDYAVRIALNYEGQESGLPPSVNT; translated from the coding sequence ATGAATAGCCCTATTTGTTTTGTTGCTGGCGGATCGGGGGGCCATGTAGTTCCTTGTGCCACCATCGCGCAAGAATATCGCGAGCGCACAAATGCACCGTTCCTTTTTTTTACTTCAGATCGCGCACTTGAGCATTCTATTTTGAAAAATTATTCATTCATAGAAAATCCTGAAAAACTCCGCCTCAAAAAGTTTCCTGGCTGGCGCTTCTGGCTTTATCCTTCGTTTATAGTGTCGTTTGCCAAAAGTTGCTCCGCAGCATTTTCAGTATTAAAAAAAAATAAGCCATCCAAAATTATCAGCTTTGGTGGCGCAATTTCTATTCCTGTTTGCTTGAGTGGAGCGCTCCTTGGTATTCCAATTGAGCTTTATGAGCTCAATGCGATTCCAGGAAAAGCAGTACGCTTACTTTCATATTTTGCTCAACGCATTTACATTTGCTTCGAGCAAGCGCTCGATAAGTTGCCCACATCAAAATGCATACTTACTCCCTACCCAGTGCGTTTCAAAACTGCAAAACGCGAACCATTGGCACTTGCGCAACCAAAAGAACACAAGACAATCTTAGTGCTTGGTGGATCTCAAGGATCTGCATTTATTAATTCGTTTATTAAAAATTGGATTAAAGAAAGTCCACTCGCGCCATCGTTGCATATTATTCACCAAACCGGTGCTCAACATAGAGCCGAACTTATGGAATTTTATACAGCCAATCGCGTTACAGCGCATGTTTTTGATTACGATAATGCGCTTGACGCCTATTATCAACAAGCAGATTTAGTTGTATGCCGCGCGGGCGCCGGCTCACTATTTGAAACTCTTTTTTTTCAAAAACCTTGCATTACCATTCCGCTTGAAAATTGTGCAGACAACCACCAAAATGCAAATGCATCGGCATTTGCTGAGCGTTATCCCGAACTCGTGTATATTTTGCGCCAAAACGATTTGGTAACCGACCCAGAACTTTTTGATTACGCGGTTCGTATTGCGTTGAACTACGAAGGCCAAGAATCGGGCCTACCACCCAGCGTAAATACATAA
- a CDS encoding transglycosylase domain-containing protein, translating into MNIYSRVLTLFLIFFGSFLGLLFGCFVFIAAYPWIDVSALHRDSAVRPSIILDDEGVEWARFQVDRKEPITISAVPEHVIQAFVAAEDRSFFKHTGISWRGIIRSLFVNIYHRKKMQGASTITQQLVRMLYFDPQKTFIRKIKEQIVSLMLEQQLSKHQILELYLNNVYFGCGIYGIQAASQRFWNCSVQDVTIDQAAVLASIMKSPGHYCPLLFPLSCQERRNIILHSMLQCEFIKRDDYENLIKKPLELAKPTAMHAPHAKEWIRAFAEQAIGRDLLYKGGLIIQSTINLQMQKDAEEEFEKKISQLRIKMMPEIDGSVIVMEGATGEIKALVGGYNFAASKFDRAHGAHRQFGSILKPLVFAAAVEKGIRFDEVEIDEPLEIPSGNNVWKPENFSNQFDGPMTLAYALSHSNNIVTIKTLLRIGAARVAQLARDCQIKCQIHEYPSLALGCIDGTLKEAVGMFNIFSQHGAYVEPHLVSWVKDQWGTKIWKAQPLKKQVIAPAVSGQVAHILGLSIERLKKRHPDLLQSEAIGKTGTENTCRTCWFIGSTPTHTTGVYIGCDDNRSLGRYIFGSATAFPLWLSMQKYISCGQKKFTYDPSLKAIIIDEKTGKRCTLADSRATRILVAE; encoded by the coding sequence ATGAACATATATTCACGTGTGTTGACACTTTTCCTTATTTTTTTTGGTTCTTTTTTAGGACTGCTTTTTGGCTGTTTTGTTTTTATTGCAGCATATCCCTGGATTGATGTTTCAGCTTTGCATCGGGATAGTGCTGTTCGCCCTTCAATTATTCTTGATGATGAAGGGGTTGAATGGGCACGCTTTCAAGTAGACCGTAAAGAGCCAATAACTATTTCAGCCGTCCCTGAGCATGTAATCCAAGCATTTGTCGCGGCAGAAGACCGTTCTTTTTTTAAACATACCGGCATTTCTTGGCGCGGTATTATTCGTTCTTTATTTGTTAATATTTATCACCGAAAAAAAATGCAGGGTGCGAGCACTATCACGCAGCAGCTCGTGCGAATGCTTTATTTTGATCCACAAAAAACATTCATTCGCAAAATTAAAGAACAAATTGTTTCATTGATGTTGGAACAGCAATTAAGCAAACATCAAATTCTAGAACTTTATCTAAATAACGTTTATTTTGGTTGTGGTATTTATGGCATTCAAGCAGCGAGCCAACGTTTTTGGAATTGCTCGGTGCAAGATGTAACGATTGATCAAGCTGCGGTTCTTGCATCGATCATGAAATCGCCGGGGCATTATTGCCCGCTCTTGTTTCCGCTTTCTTGCCAAGAGCGCAGAAATATTATTTTGCATTCGATGCTTCAATGCGAATTTATTAAAAGAGACGATTACGAAAATTTGATAAAAAAACCGCTTGAGCTTGCAAAGCCCACAGCGATGCACGCACCACATGCAAAAGAATGGATTCGTGCATTTGCAGAACAAGCAATTGGGCGCGATCTATTGTACAAGGGCGGCCTGATTATTCAATCGACAATAAATCTGCAGATGCAAAAGGACGCTGAAGAAGAATTTGAAAAAAAAATTAGCCAACTACGTATTAAGATGATGCCAGAAATAGATGGAAGCGTTATCGTTATGGAAGGTGCGACGGGCGAAATCAAAGCGCTTGTGGGCGGATACAATTTTGCTGCATCGAAATTTGATCGAGCGCACGGAGCGCATCGGCAATTTGGTTCAATATTAAAACCGCTCGTGTTTGCAGCCGCGGTAGAAAAAGGAATTAGATTTGATGAAGTTGAGATTGATGAGCCGCTAGAAATTCCTTCGGGAAATAATGTTTGGAAGCCAGAAAATTTTTCGAATCAGTTTGATGGGCCGATGACGCTTGCCTATGCGCTTTCTCATTCAAATAATATCGTGACGATCAAAACATTATTGCGCATCGGTGCCGCGCGCGTAGCACAACTCGCGCGTGACTGCCAAATAAAATGTCAAATCCACGAATATCCTTCGCTTGCACTTGGCTGCATTGATGGAACGCTTAAAGAAGCGGTAGGAATGTTCAACATTTTTTCTCAACACGGAGCGTATGTGGAGCCACATCTTGTTTCATGGGTAAAAGATCAATGGGGAACTAAAATTTGGAAAGCACAGCCGCTAAAAAAACAAGTGATCGCCCCTGCAGTTAGTGGACAAGTTGCACACATTCTTGGCTTGAGCATCGAGCGATTAAAAAAAAGGCACCCAGATTTATTGCAAAGTGAAGCGATAGGAAAAACGGGAACAGAAAATACGTGCCGCACCTGTTGGTTCATTGGCTCAACGCCAACGCACACGACCGGCGTCTATATAGGTTGCGACGACAATCGATCATTGGGGAGATATATTTTTGGATCAGCGACAGCATTTCCTTTATGGTTATCAATGCAGAAATATATTTCATGCGGGCAAAAAAAATTCACCTATGACCCTTCTTTAAAAGCTATAATTATCGACGAAAAAACCGGAAAGCGTTGCACTTTGGCCGATTCTCGCGCAACGAGAATTCTCGTTGCCGAATGA